The sequence AACGGGCGGATGTCCTCCGCCCGTTCGGCCTTTTCTCTCCCCAACATCCGTCCGGCTAGTCGTCGATATCGAGGTCGTCATCGTCGAAATTGTCGAAGAACTGCTCCAGCTTGGTCAGGCGAACCGTGTCGGCGGCATCCTCCCACTGCTGCAGCACCCGATTCTGCTTTCTTCTGGTCCGCCACACGCCGCTGGCGACCATCAACGGCCCCATACCGAGACAGACAGCAATGCCGATGAAATAGTAGGATTTCTCCTGTTCCCGCCGGTCGTTTTCTATCATGATCTGCACCCGCTCCTCGGTGGAGCGCAGGACAATCTCCCCCCGTTCCTCCAGAGCCACGGGATCGTAGTCCTCTCTGATCTGTTCGAAGGCCGCCGGATCGTAGAACAGGGCCAGGAAAAGCCCGAAAGAGAGCACAAGCAGACCGGCGATCACCCGCGGTGATTTCAGGTACCGCACAACCATTCCCTTCATAACGCTCCCCCCTCCTGTAGCCGCCGGCAACGCCACGACGATCACTTTGTGTCAGTATAGCACAAAAGCAGCACGATCTCCTCCGAATACTGCGCCGGCCGACAATCCTCTCTTGGGTATCCCTCCACAGTCCCGGTACCTTCGCTGCCGAACCGGCTCTGTTCTGTCTCCCCCGGCAGGATAATCCGCAAGCCCACGACGGTCAGCCACCTGTAACGATCTCTCAACAGTCTTCCCCAGATTGTTGACCTGCCGAATATTTGGCAGTACCATTGCTTCCCGAGAATTGACCGACCGGTCAACAGAATAAAATGACAGGTTATTCGGCCCGAAGCACCGAAACCTGTATCCAGAAAAGAATGGGTGGAAGAATGCCGGAGTTAGCGGACAAAAAGAAGGAACTCCTGGAAGAGCTCATGAAGGGGACCATCTACGACGCTGCCTGGTCGCTCATGAAAGAGAGCGGCTGGGAATCCTTTTCCATGGGGAGGCTGGCGGAACGGGCGGGCGTCTCCAAGGGGACGATCTACAACTACTTCAAGGACAAACGGGAGCTTCTCTGGTTCATTTTAGACAAAGGAATCGAGGAGGTCACCGCAACACTGGACCAGCTGATCGCCTCGGCCTCGAGCTGGCGGGAGGCGCTGGAAAAGGCCCTGCGGTACGAGATGGTCCAGCGCGAACGGCACGCCGGGGTCATCGTATCCATCATGCACGCGATCCACCAGGACAGGGAGCTGCAGCAACGCGCCCAGAGCTCGGAATTCCCCGTGGACCGGATCCGCAGGCGCTACAGACAGATTCTGGAAGGAGGAGTGGAGAGCGGCGAATTCCGGGAGATCTCCGTGGATACCCTGGAGATGCTCTGTTTCTCGCTCCTCATCGGAACGGCGAAGATCTGGAACGTCGGCAATGGGGACGTAACCTCCGGTTCCATAGCAGACACCGTGTTTTCCATCCTGCAGAAAGGTCTGTATACAGAAAGAGGGACTGACGGACAGTGAAGATTACCGACAAGGCACTCCAGCGACCGGTCACCGTACTCATCGCCATGATCGCCCTCATCCTCTTCGGCGCCTTTACGCTGACGAAGATGAACATGGCCCGCATGCCCGACATCGACTTCCCCGCCGTGGCCATCACCACCGTCCTCCGGGGGGCCACGCCGACGGTCATCGACAACGACGTCACCGACGTGATCGAAGAGGAGGTCAACACCATCTCGGGGATCGAGAACCTCACCTCCTACAGCTACGAGGGCCGTTCGGTCATTGCGGTGGAGTTCCAGCTCGGCGAGGACATCGACGCAGCCGCCGCGGACGTGCGGGACAAGGTGAATCTGGCGCAAGCCAACCTTCCCGACGACGCGGAGGCACCCATCATCCAGAAGGTGAACCCCATGGACTCGGCGATCGTTACGCTGGCCGTCACCGGCGACGGCTCCTACCAAAGGAAGTCGGACTTCGTGGACAACGTGGCCAAACCGAGCCTCCAGACCGTACGGCATGTGGGGAACGTGGACACGCCGGGCTTCCGGGAGCGGGAGATCCGCATCTGGATCGACCCGACAAAACTGGAGGCCCGGGGACTCATTGTGGACGACGTCAAGGACGCCATCAGGAACAAGCATGTCGAGCTTCCGGCGGGGAGCATCGAGACGGAGCGGCACGAATACGACATCCGCCTCGAAGCGGAATACGACTCGGCGGAGACGCTGCGGGAGCTCCCCATCGTCGCCCGCCAGGGCAGCGTCATCCGTCTGGAGGACGTCGCCAGGGTGGAAGACGGCTACGAGGACAAGGACTCCATCGCCACCTACAACGGAAGGGAGACCATCCTCCTGCAGGTGAAAAAACAGCGCGGCGCCAACGAGGTGGCCCTTGCGGAGGGCATACTGGAAGAGGTGGACCGTATCAGGAACCAGGCCCCCGAAGGGGTCTCGCTGCAGGTGATCTCCAACACCGCAACCTTTGTCAAACAGTCCATGGGCGGTGTCCGCAACGACCTCTTTCTGGGGGTGGCGCTCTGCTCGCTGGTCATGCTGATCTTCCTGCAGACCATACGGGCCACCTTCGTCACCATCGTCGCCATTCCGGTGGCGCTCCTGGGCAGCCTGCTGATCCTCCACGCCAACGGGATCACCATCAACAACCTCAGCATGCTGGGTCTCTCCCTCTCGGTGGGGATGGTCATCGACAGCACCACGGTGGTGCTCGAAAACATCCACCGTCATATGGAGCTGGGGGAGTCACCTCTTTCGGCGGCCTCCATGGGGACCAGCGAGGTGGCCTTCGCCGTCCTGGCGGGCGTGGCCACCACGGTGGCCGTCTTCGGGCCCATCGCCACCATGGGGGGGATCATCGGGCGGATCTTCTACGCCTTCGGCGTTACGGTGGTCACCACGATTCTCATCTCCCTGGCCGTCTCGCTGACACTCACCCCCTTCCTCTCCTCCCGGCTGCTCCGGCGCGACAATCCCGGCGCCCTGGCGCGCATCGCCGAAAAGCTGCTGGGGAGGCTCACCGCCGGCTATCGGTGGCTCCTGACGGTGGCCACCAGACACCGGATCGTCACCATGGGGGTGGCCATCGCCGTCTTCGCCACGGGGATCTACCTGGCGGGCCACCTGGGGACAGGCTTCACCCCCACCGAGGACCGGGGCGACTTCTTCGTGGAGATCGAGCTGCCCAACGACAGCTCCACCGAGGAATGTCTCCGGATGGCCAGGGAGCTCTCCGCGGTCGTGCGGGAGAACCCCTACGTGGACTACACCTTCACCACCCTCGGTTCCGGCATGGGATCGGAGATCTACAAGGGACAGATCAACACCTATCTGATCGCCAAGGACAAGCGGCCCGGCTACGAAGAGATCATGCAGCAGCTCCGCGGCTCCCTGGCGGTCTACCGCAATGTGGACTTCACCCTGGGCGACTTCGGCGGCGCCGATGTAGACCTGACACTGCTGGGCAACGACACCTACCAGCTGGCCGCCATCACCGACAAGATGAAAGAGGACCTCGCCAAAACAGGGAAGCTGGTGGACATCAACACCGACGTCCGGCTGGACAAACCGCGGCTGGACATCGACATCAACCGGGGTCTGGCCAGCGACATGAACGTGAACATCCGGGCACTGGCCCAGGAGGTACAGGCCTACTTCGGCGGCGTGGATGTGGGGGTCTTCAAGGACCGGGGGAACCGCTACGACATCCGTTTGCAGGCGGCGGGGGCCTTCCGGGACAGCCCCGAGAGCCTGCGGAACATAACCATCCGCAATGGGAAGGGCCAACTGGTCAGCACAGCCGGTCTGGTGGATGCCGAGATGGACACGGGACCGAACATGATCCCCCGCTACAACAGACAGCGGTCCATCACCCTGTCGGCGAATACGGCCCAGGGGGTCGCCACGGGAGCGGGCGTCGCCCTGGTCCAGCAGACCTTCCGGAAGTACGAACCCGCCGACGGGAGCGTACGGGTCGTCTCCACCGGCATGTCAAAGATTATGAGAGAGAGCTTCGGCTATCTCATCGAAGCCATCGTGATCGCCATTATCCTGGTCTACATGGTGATGGCCGTGCAGTTCGAGTCCTTCCTGCATCCGCTGACCGTCATGTTCGCCCTGCCGCTGATGACGGCAGGAGCCTTCGGGGCGCTGATGGTCACCCGCCTGGACCTGGACATCATGGGGATGATGGGCATCATCCTGCTGATCGGCATCGTGGTGAACAACGCCATTTTGCTGGTGGACTTCATCAACCAGCGACGGGAACGGGGCATGGGCAAACTCGGGGCCGTTCTGGACGCCGCTCCGCTCCGCCTCCGCCCCATTCTGATGACAGCGCTTTCCACCAGCTTCGGCATGCTGCCCATCGCCCTGGGACTGAGCGAAGGCTCGGAGTTCCGGCAGCCCATGGCCGTAGCGGTCATCGGCGGGCTGATCACCTCCACGCTTCTGACGCTCTTTGTCATCCCCACCGCCTACCTCATTGTGGATGATACGGTGGAGCTGGCCAAGCGTCTGCCGGCGAAGGTCTTCAGAAAAAAAGGAAAGAACGAACAACCGGAAACAGCGCAGCAGCGGAACGAGATACCGGGCAGAGAACGCTCAGGGGGGGAATAGGATGGATTTCCGGCAGAACACACAACCAGTCACAGGCCAACAGAACCCGTCCCTGTCTGGAGGCAGGACGGGAACGCCATATCCCGGCAGAGTGGTGCCAAGCAATCATCGGCTCTCTTTTTGTCCTCTGGGCATACTCCTGGCAGTACTCTGTATGACACTGACGATGCTCCAGCCCACGGGCGCACAGGCCGCAGAGGAGCTCACCCTCCAGAGGGCCGTCAAGATCGCCCTGCTCAAGAATCTGGACATCCAGTCGGCAAAGCAGGAGCAGGTGAAGGCCAGAGGAGGCCTCAAGGTCGCCGAAGGCGCCCTCTATCCCTCGTTGACCCTGAAGGGGGGCTATACCCGGCAGAAGGAGACCGCGGCCACCCCCGACGAGGACGTCTACAACGCCGGCGCCACCGTCTCCTTCCCCCTCTACCAGGGTGGCAAACTGCGGGCCTACCTCCGTCAGGCCTACAAGGCCGACAAGCTGGCCGACAGCACCGTGGAGGCGACCCGCGAAGAGATCATCTACGCCGTCTACGCAGGCTTCTACGACATCCTGCTCCAGAAAGCCAATGTGGCCACCGCCCGGGACGCCCTGGCCTACGCGGAGGACTACCTCGAGGAGGTCAAGGCCAGGCGTGAGCTGGGCATGGCCACCACCCTGGAGGTAACACGTGCGGAAAAGCTGCTGGTGGGCAGCCGGCAGAACCTCATCGCCGCTCGGAACGGCCGGGAACAGAGGCGGATCGATCTGCTGAAGCTCCTCCGCCTGCAGGGACACCCCGACACGGAAATCGACGGGATGCTCTCGCTCAAGCCGGTGGAGTGCAACCTCAAACGCTCCCTGGAGTACGCCCTGGACAACCGGCCCGACCTGGAGCAGCTCCGCATGAAAGCGCAGATCCAGGAGGACCAGATCAGCGTGGCGAAAAGCAACCTGAAACCCCAGGTCACCGTGGCGGGCACCTTTCAGTACGACGACCCGTCCCTGCGTGAAGGGGCCGACAAGGACAGCTGGTACCTCTCGCTCAACGTGGAGATCCCCGTCTACGACAGCGGCGTCACCGAAGGCAGGGTCACCAACGAAACGGCGAAACTCGAACAGGCGCGCCAGGCGGTGGAGCAGAAGCTGGACACCATCGAAGCGGAGGTACGGACCGCCCTGCTCAACATCGAGACCGCCAGGAACGCCGTGGCGGAAGCCGAAAAGAACCTGGAGCTGGCCCGGGAATCCCTGCGTCTCGCCGATGTGGGCTACCGGGAGGGTGTGGGCACCCAGCTGGATGTGCTGGACGCCCGAGCGGAGCTGACGGAGGCCCGGACAGCATACTCCGCCGCCGTGACGGAGCACAACCTCGCCCTGGCGCAACTCCGCAAGGCCGAAGG comes from Synergistales bacterium and encodes:
- a CDS encoding TetR/AcrR family transcriptional regulator, whose amino-acid sequence is MPELADKKKELLEELMKGTIYDAAWSLMKESGWESFSMGRLAERAGVSKGTIYNYFKDKRELLWFILDKGIEEVTATLDQLIASASSWREALEKALRYEMVQRERHAGVIVSIMHAIHQDRELQQRAQSSEFPVDRIRRRYRQILEGGVESGEFREISVDTLEMLCFSLLIGTAKIWNVGNGDVTSGSIADTVFSILQKGLYTERGTDGQ
- a CDS encoding TolC family protein — protein: MTLTMLQPTGAQAAEELTLQRAVKIALLKNLDIQSAKQEQVKARGGLKVAEGALYPSLTLKGGYTRQKETAATPDEDVYNAGATVSFPLYQGGKLRAYLRQAYKADKLADSTVEATREEIIYAVYAGFYDILLQKANVATARDALAYAEDYLEEVKARRELGMATTLEVTRAEKLLVGSRQNLIAARNGREQRRIDLLKLLRLQGHPDTEIDGMLSLKPVECNLKRSLEYALDNRPDLEQLRMKAQIQEDQISVAKSNLKPQVTVAGTFQYDDPSLREGADKDSWYLSLNVEIPVYDSGVTEGRVTNETAKLEQARQAVEQKLDTIEAEVRTALLNIETARNAVAEAEKNLELARESLRLADVGYREGVGTQLDVLDARAELTEARTAYSAAVTEHNLALAQLRKAEGRMVAFAENRVTGKEKDNEQDGTQP
- a CDS encoding efflux RND transporter permease subunit, with amino-acid sequence MKITDKALQRPVTVLIAMIALILFGAFTLTKMNMARMPDIDFPAVAITTVLRGATPTVIDNDVTDVIEEEVNTISGIENLTSYSYEGRSVIAVEFQLGEDIDAAAADVRDKVNLAQANLPDDAEAPIIQKVNPMDSAIVTLAVTGDGSYQRKSDFVDNVAKPSLQTVRHVGNVDTPGFREREIRIWIDPTKLEARGLIVDDVKDAIRNKHVELPAGSIETERHEYDIRLEAEYDSAETLRELPIVARQGSVIRLEDVARVEDGYEDKDSIATYNGRETILLQVKKQRGANEVALAEGILEEVDRIRNQAPEGVSLQVISNTATFVKQSMGGVRNDLFLGVALCSLVMLIFLQTIRATFVTIVAIPVALLGSLLILHANGITINNLSMLGLSLSVGMVIDSTTVVLENIHRHMELGESPLSAASMGTSEVAFAVLAGVATTVAVFGPIATMGGIIGRIFYAFGVTVVTTILISLAVSLTLTPFLSSRLLRRDNPGALARIAEKLLGRLTAGYRWLLTVATRHRIVTMGVAIAVFATGIYLAGHLGTGFTPTEDRGDFFVEIELPNDSSTEECLRMARELSAVVRENPYVDYTFTTLGSGMGSEIYKGQINTYLIAKDKRPGYEEIMQQLRGSLAVYRNVDFTLGDFGGADVDLTLLGNDTYQLAAITDKMKEDLAKTGKLVDINTDVRLDKPRLDIDINRGLASDMNVNIRALAQEVQAYFGGVDVGVFKDRGNRYDIRLQAAGAFRDSPESLRNITIRNGKGQLVSTAGLVDAEMDTGPNMIPRYNRQRSITLSANTAQGVATGAGVALVQQTFRKYEPADGSVRVVSTGMSKIMRESFGYLIEAIVIAIILVYMVMAVQFESFLHPLTVMFALPLMTAGAFGALMVTRLDLDIMGMMGIILLIGIVVNNAILLVDFINQRRERGMGKLGAVLDAAPLRLRPILMTALSTSFGMLPIALGLSEGSEFRQPMAVAVIGGLITSTLLTLFVIPTAYLIVDDTVELAKRLPAKVFRKKGKNEQPETAQQRNEIPGRERSGGE